A single region of the Pseudosulfitobacter pseudonitzschiae genome encodes:
- a CDS encoding TRAP transporter small permease: MPLLTNFDGPRGPITRILDTIARICMIVAGTQMVFLIAIFGWLVFGRYVLNDTPTWVEQAALLLVVWITFLGGAVGVWTKSHLSVDFLREMMPMPIRVPLRWVAVIGVIIFGYYLAAQGFDLAEKTWRRRIPMLGIAEGWRAVPMVICGVLSVLFSLVHLADLARGIDPMEH, from the coding sequence ATGCCACTTCTGACCAATTTCGACGGGCCGCGGGGCCCGATCACCCGCATCCTCGACACCATCGCGCGGATTTGCATGATCGTCGCCGGCACGCAGATGGTGTTTTTGATCGCGATCTTCGGATGGTTGGTCTTCGGTCGCTACGTTTTGAACGACACACCCACTTGGGTGGAGCAGGCGGCCCTGCTGCTGGTGGTCTGGATCACCTTTCTGGGAGGCGCTGTTGGCGTGTGGACCAAATCCCACCTCTCGGTCGATTTCCTGCGCGAGATGATGCCCATGCCAATCCGTGTTCCCCTGCGCTGGGTCGCAGTGATCGGGGTCATTATTTTTGGCTACTACCTTGCCGCGCAGGGCTTTGATCTGGCGGAAAAAACATGGCGCCGCCGTATTCCGATGCTGGGCATCGCCGAAGGATGGAGGGCCGTTCCAATGGTCATCTGCGGCGTTCTGAGCGTGCTGTTTTCCCTTGTCCACCTTGCCGACCTTGCGCGCGGCATCGACCCTATGGAGCATTAA
- a CDS encoding TRAP transporter substrate-binding protein translates to MTFTRIVLSGAIAALIAAPAMADEWRGWNIHPEDYPNSIALETFAKEVADKTEGRITPAVYHNAVLGDQPDAIEQVRNGGLDFANFNMGPMGQIVPATNVLSLPFIFRDVDQMHTVMDGEIGQRFSDALAAEGLVALSWFDSGSRSFYNTKKPIETPADVEGMKFRVMNNDLYVNMVDQLGGNATPMAYGEVYQSLKTGVIDGAENNYPSYDSSNHFEVAKYYSITNHLIIPECLCVSTATWDGLSDADKDIVKAAAVAAAQEQRTLWAEREKVSRAKVEAAGVEINEVADPKAFQDAMGPVYEGFIKANPDLEVLITDIQSTN, encoded by the coding sequence ATGACATTTACCCGTATCGTACTGTCCGGTGCCATCGCTGCCCTCATTGCCGCACCGGCAATGGCAGATGAATGGCGTGGCTGGAACATTCACCCCGAGGATTATCCCAACTCGATCGCGCTCGAGACGTTCGCCAAGGAAGTCGCCGACAAGACCGAGGGCCGGATTACTCCCGCAGTCTACCACAACGCGGTTTTGGGCGATCAGCCCGACGCCATCGAACAGGTCCGCAACGGCGGTCTGGATTTCGCCAACTTCAATATGGGTCCGATGGGCCAGATCGTTCCGGCGACCAACGTGCTGTCACTGCCCTTCATCTTTCGCGATGTCGATCAGATGCACACCGTCATGGACGGTGAGATCGGCCAGCGTTTCTCGGATGCGCTTGCTGCCGAAGGTCTGGTTGCCCTGTCGTGGTTCGACAGCGGTTCGCGGTCTTTCTACAACACCAAAAAACCGATCGAGACACCTGCAGACGTCGAAGGCATGAAGTTTCGCGTGATGAACAACGATCTGTACGTCAACATGGTCGACCAGCTGGGCGGTAACGCCACACCAATGGCTTACGGCGAAGTTTACCAGTCGTTGAAAACCGGCGTGATCGACGGGGCTGAAAACAACTATCCCTCCTACGACAGCTCGAACCACTTCGAGGTCGCCAAATACTACTCGATCACCAACCACCTGATCATCCCCGAGTGTTTGTGCGTCTCGACCGCCACATGGGACGGGCTTTCGGACGCGGACAAAGACATCGTGAAGGCCGCAGCCGTCGCCGCCGCGCAAGAGCAGCGCACACTTTGGGCCGAACGTGAAAAAGTCAGCCGCGCCAAAGTCGAGGCAGCGGGTGTAGAGATCAATGAAGTGGCTGATCCCAAAGCGTTTCAGGATGCAATGGGGCCCGTCTACGAGGGTTTTATCAAGGCAAATCCCGACCTTGAAGTCCTGATCACTGACATTCAGTCGACCAACTGA
- a CDS encoding FadR/GntR family transcriptional regulator, translating to MATTPAGKTPSSRHASPRARGNLVAEVVVQLRDQIASGTFAVGDKLPSEARLTDAFSVSRTVIREAIATLRADGLVEPRQGAGVFVLEPADPEVRPFQVVDVDKISSIIEVLELRTAVEMEAAALAAVRRSPAQEEEIYQAEAQIRALAQSGEPTTEADFRFHRAVALATNNPRFVEFLDVMGKTVIPRSNLEAAGRQRSSDSYIALISAEHRAIADAVAQGDAEAARDAVRHHLRGSQQRYRSLLRDSSK from the coding sequence ATGGCCACCACACCCGCAGGCAAAACGCCCTCATCGCGTCATGCGTCGCCGCGTGCGCGCGGCAATCTTGTTGCCGAAGTTGTCGTACAGCTGCGCGACCAGATCGCGAGCGGCACCTTTGCGGTTGGAGATAAGCTGCCATCAGAAGCGCGGCTGACAGATGCGTTTTCAGTGTCCCGCACCGTGATTCGCGAGGCCATCGCGACATTGCGCGCCGATGGTCTGGTTGAGCCGCGTCAGGGCGCGGGCGTTTTTGTGCTAGAGCCCGCAGACCCCGAAGTGCGCCCGTTTCAAGTGGTGGACGTGGACAAGATTTCTTCTATTATTGAGGTACTTGAGCTGAGAACCGCTGTTGAGATGGAGGCCGCGGCATTGGCTGCGGTTCGCCGCTCTCCCGCGCAAGAAGAAGAGATCTATCAGGCCGAGGCGCAGATTCGCGCCCTTGCGCAGAGCGGTGAACCAACGACCGAAGCAGACTTTCGCTTTCACCGCGCGGTGGCTTTGGCCACGAACAATCCCCGCTTTGTCGAGTTTCTGGACGTGATGGGCAAGACTGTGATTCCACGCTCGAATCTTGAGGCGGCAGGGCGACAGCGCAGCTCTGACAGCTATATCGCGCTGATCTCTGCCGAACATCGCGCCATTGCCGATGCCGTCGCCCAAGGCGATGCCGAGGCCGCGCGCGACGCTGTGCGCCATCATCTGCGGGGAAGCCAGCAGAGATATCGCAGTCTTTTGCGCGACTCATCTAAATAG
- the kdgD gene encoding 5-dehydro-4-deoxyglucarate dehydratase → MDPNDLKTSLGSGLLSFPVTPFGADGAFNRPVYEDHISWLSRYPAATLFAAGGTGEFFSLKPSEIPEIVTAAKASSGSIPIVAGCGYGTEIAVDIAQAAEKAGADGILLIPHYLIDAPQEGLYAHVKRVCQSIGIGVMVYNRDNSILHPDTVARLCDECPNLIGFKDGSGDIGLVRQVTAKMGDRLMYLGGMPTAELFAEAYMGAGFTTYSSAVFNFVPGLAIEFYDALRAGDRTRCEEILNGFFYPFMEIRNRSKGYAVSAIKAGVRLQGFDVGPVRSPLTDLTEAEMDMMEKLIGTHKR, encoded by the coding sequence ATGGACCCGAATGATCTCAAAACGTCCCTCGGTTCGGGACTACTGTCTTTTCCTGTCACCCCTTTCGGCGCGGATGGTGCGTTCAACCGCCCCGTCTATGAGGACCACATAAGCTGGCTGTCGCGATATCCTGCCGCCACGCTGTTTGCAGCAGGCGGCACTGGTGAATTCTTTTCGCTGAAACCTTCCGAGATCCCCGAGATTGTCACGGCGGCCAAAGCATCGTCGGGGTCGATCCCGATTGTTGCGGGCTGCGGATATGGCACCGAGATTGCAGTCGATATCGCGCAAGCGGCCGAAAAAGCCGGTGCCGATGGCATTCTGTTGATCCCCCACTATCTGATCGACGCTCCGCAAGAGGGTCTTTACGCGCACGTCAAACGGGTTTGTCAGTCGATTGGTATCGGCGTGATGGTCTACAACCGCGACAATTCCATTTTGCACCCCGACACGGTGGCGCGGCTGTGCGACGAATGCCCCAACCTGATCGGGTTCAAGGACGGATCTGGCGATATTGGTCTGGTGCGTCAGGTCACTGCCAAAATGGGCGACCGTCTGATGTATCTGGGTGGTATGCCCACCGCCGAACTGTTCGCCGAAGCCTATATGGGTGCCGGTTTCACTACCTATTCGTCGGCTGTGTTCAACTTTGTTCCCGGTCTGGCGATTGAATTCTACGACGCTTTGCGCGCGGGCGACCGCACCCGTTGCGAAGAGATTTTGAATGGTTTTTTCTATCCGTTCATGGAAATCCGCAACCGCAGCAAGGGCTACGCCGTCTCTGCAATCAAGGCGGGCGTGCGCCTGCAAGGGTTTGATGTGGGACCGGTACGGTCACCGCTGACCGATCTGACCGAAGCGGAGATGGACATGATGGAAAAACTGATCGGAACGCACAAGCGATGA
- a CDS encoding mandelate racemase/muconate lactonizing enzyme family protein yields the protein MKIAAVRTHLLEHRLDTAFESASMRFDRRQHLLVEVICEDGTTGWGECLGPARANRAVVETYAGWLVGMDPLETEKIWAVLYNALRDQGQRGLPVTALSGIDVALWDIKGKHFGVPVSTLLGGRFRESVKAYATGGFKRDGVDRVTDNTEEAARHRAAGFHAMKIKIGFGFDEDLAVIRAVRAAMGDDMRLMIDGNHGYDTVEAIKVGRAAAEYDIDWFEEPVTPEHLSAYREMRTMQPIPIAGGETWHTRWGMREPVETRCVDILQPDLCGCGGFTEMKRIADMAALHNIRVVPHVWGTAVQIAASLQFMAAMVPNPVRLNPIEPIVEFDRTENPFRQAVITTPIEHENGIVRIPDGPGLGIEINRATLTEFAAGEDA from the coding sequence ATGAAGATTGCAGCGGTTCGCACGCATCTGCTGGAACACCGGCTTGATACCGCGTTCGAGAGTGCGTCGATGCGGTTCGACCGGCGCCAACACCTGCTGGTCGAGGTCATTTGCGAGGATGGCACGACCGGCTGGGGTGAATGTCTGGGACCGGCCCGCGCCAACCGCGCTGTGGTGGAAACCTATGCGGGCTGGCTGGTCGGGATGGACCCGCTGGAAACGGAAAAGATATGGGCGGTGCTTTACAATGCGCTGCGCGATCAGGGGCAGCGGGGGCTGCCTGTCACAGCGCTGTCGGGCATCGACGTGGCCCTGTGGGACATCAAGGGCAAGCACTTTGGTGTGCCGGTCTCGACCCTGCTTGGCGGGCGTTTTCGCGAGTCGGTCAAAGCCTATGCCACCGGTGGATTCAAACGTGACGGTGTGGACCGTGTGACCGACAACACCGAAGAGGCCGCGCGCCACCGTGCTGCCGGATTCCACGCAATGAAGATCAAGATCGGTTTCGGGTTTGACGAAGATCTGGCCGTGATCCGCGCTGTGCGCGCGGCAATGGGCGATGACATGCGTCTGATGATCGACGGCAATCACGGCTATGACACGGTTGAAGCGATCAAGGTTGGCCGCGCAGCCGCCGAATACGACATAGACTGGTTCGAAGAGCCGGTCACGCCCGAACACCTGTCGGCCTATCGCGAGATGCGGACCATGCAGCCGATTCCGATCGCAGGCGGCGAAACTTGGCACACCCGTTGGGGGATGCGCGAACCGGTCGAGACGCGATGCGTTGACATTCTGCAACCTGATCTGTGCGGTTGCGGCGGTTTTACCGAGATGAAGCGGATCGCCGATATGGCAGCGTTGCATAACATCCGCGTGGTGCCGCATGTCTGGGGAACGGCGGTGCAAATCGCAGCGTCGTTGCAATTTATGGCGGCAATGGTGCCCAACCCTGTGCGACTGAACCCGATCGAGCCGATTGTGGAGTTTGACCGGACAGAAAACCCATTCCGGCAGGCGGTGATCACCACGCCGATTGAACATGAAAACGGCATTGTCCGTATTCCCGATGGCCCCGGTTTGGGGATCGAAATCAATCGCGCCACGCTGACCGAGTTTGCCGCAGGAGAAGACGCATGA
- a CDS encoding amidohydrolase family protein, whose protein sequence is MIDRKLTGAKPAITLPKGTVDTQCHMYLSGYPSLPGGPPNPADPLPTPDMYLRMAEWLGIERVVITQGNAQQGDNSNLIACVKQLGEMARGVAAIYASTTDAEMQAMTDAGIVGARIMDLPGGAVGLDALEAVDAKAAAYGWTLAVQFDGSDILDHEARLAALQSRWILDHHGKFFRGAAPDGPEIACVKRLIDGGKCWYKLAGCYESSLTGAPDFSDIAAITRAVVGHTSDRVIWGTNWPHNLAKTTAEYPDDGALLDVVLGWVPEQDRTKVLVTNAEDLFGFPSVN, encoded by the coding sequence ATGATCGACCGCAAGCTGACCGGAGCAAAGCCCGCCATTACCCTACCAAAGGGGACGGTGGACACACAGTGCCATATGTACCTTTCGGGATATCCTTCGTTGCCCGGTGGCCCGCCGAACCCTGCGGATCCGTTGCCGACGCCGGATATGTATCTGCGCATGGCCGAGTGGCTGGGCATCGAGCGGGTGGTGATCACCCAAGGCAACGCGCAACAGGGTGACAACAGCAACCTGATCGCTTGCGTGAAACAACTGGGTGAGATGGCACGCGGGGTCGCGGCCATTTATGCAAGCACCACAGACGCCGAGATGCAGGCCATGACCGACGCCGGCATTGTCGGCGCGCGGATTATGGACTTGCCCGGCGGTGCCGTCGGGCTGGATGCACTTGAGGCGGTGGACGCCAAGGCTGCGGCTTACGGTTGGACGTTGGCAGTGCAGTTTGACGGGTCGGACATTCTGGACCACGAGGCCCGTCTGGCGGCGCTGCAAAGCCGTTGGATTCTGGACCATCACGGCAAGTTCTTTCGCGGGGCTGCGCCAGATGGCCCCGAGATTGCTTGTGTCAAACGTCTAATTGACGGCGGGAAATGCTGGTACAAGCTGGCCGGGTGCTACGAGAGTTCATTAACCGGCGCCCCCGATTTTTCCGACATTGCAGCGATAACGCGCGCGGTGGTTGGCCACACCTCGGATCGGGTGATTTGGGGCACAAACTGGCCGCACAATCTGGCCAAAACCACGGCAGAGTATCCTGACGACGGCGCGCTGCTGGACGTGGTGCTGGGCTGGGTGCCAGAACAAGACCGCACCAAGGTGCTGGTTACAAACGCAGAAGACTTGTTTGGCTTTCCATCGGTTAACTGA
- a CDS encoding phosphomannomutase, with amino-acid sequence MPPKFGTSGLRGLVTELTPELIASYVRAFVAACPQGEAVHVGWDLRPSSPAIAEMVLQTICECGLTAVRCGHVPTPALALGAMNAGCGAVMITGSHIPADRNGLKFYLPVGEISKEDETQILALLDHLPDLPERKGDEKVNLTCANDYIARYTDAFGSHALSGLRIGVYQHSSVAREIMVAVVQGCGGTPVPLAWSDTFIPVDTEAVAPETRSQLATWCTVNALDALISTDGDADRPMLIDANGAIIAGDVLGPITARALGADILCTPVSSNSMINQMDCFTTNRRTRIGSPYVIAAMEDILDADIEAKVVGYEANGGFLLGFKAAGPNGSLAPLMTRDGLLPLLTPLAAARAAGVTIAEIAAALPPCFTAADRLQGVDQNRSELFLKQMKQDAGYRAAFFASMPPEVAVDNKDGLRVTFRGGDVIHLRPSGNAPEFRCYTEANTHQAAVTLLETHLSALRDRLT; translated from the coding sequence ATGCCCCCTAAATTTGGCACCAGCGGCCTACGTGGTCTTGTCACTGAACTGACACCCGAGCTAATTGCTTCTTATGTGCGGGCCTTTGTCGCGGCATGCCCGCAAGGAGAAGCTGTGCACGTAGGGTGGGATCTGCGCCCTTCGTCGCCTGCTATCGCTGAAATGGTACTTCAAACGATCTGTGAATGCGGGCTAACCGCTGTGCGTTGCGGTCATGTGCCCACACCAGCGCTTGCCTTGGGCGCGATGAACGCAGGATGTGGTGCCGTGATGATTACCGGCAGCCACATCCCGGCCGACCGCAATGGATTGAAATTTTATCTTCCGGTCGGGGAGATTTCAAAAGAAGATGAAACCCAAATACTGGCGCTATTAGACCACCTGCCCGATCTGCCCGAACGCAAGGGTGACGAGAAAGTCAATCTTACCTGCGCCAATGACTATATCGCGCGCTACACTGACGCCTTTGGCAGTCACGCGCTCTCGGGCCTGCGCATTGGTGTCTACCAGCACAGCTCTGTTGCTCGTGAAATAATGGTTGCTGTGGTGCAAGGCTGTGGTGGTACGCCAGTCCCGCTAGCCTGGTCTGACACATTCATCCCCGTAGACACCGAAGCGGTCGCCCCTGAAACCCGCAGTCAACTGGCAACCTGGTGTACCGTCAATGCGCTGGATGCATTGATTTCCACCGATGGAGATGCTGACCGGCCAATGCTTATCGATGCCAATGGCGCCATAATCGCCGGTGACGTGCTTGGTCCAATTACCGCCCGGGCGCTGGGGGCGGATATCCTGTGTACTCCAGTCTCTTCAAACTCAATGATCAATCAAATGGATTGCTTCACTACCAATCGGCGCACCCGCATTGGCTCTCCCTATGTCATCGCTGCGATGGAGGACATTCTAGACGCAGATATTGAGGCCAAAGTGGTCGGTTACGAAGCAAATGGCGGCTTTTTGCTCGGCTTTAAGGCTGCAGGTCCAAACGGCTCGCTCGCTCCATTAATGACCCGTGACGGCCTGCTACCGCTTCTGACTCCGTTGGCCGCAGCCCGTGCCGCTGGAGTGACCATCGCCGAAATCGCTGCTGCCCTGCCGCCTTGTTTTACCGCTGCAGACCGCCTGCAGGGCGTTGACCAGAACCGATCGGAATTGTTTCTGAAGCAAATGAAACAAGACGCCGGTTACCGCGCCGCATTTTTCGCCTCCATGCCACCCGAGGTTGCTGTCGACAATAAAGATGGCCTGCGTGTGACGTTTCGAGGCGGTGACGTCATCCACTTGCGCCCCTCTGGCAACGCCCCCGAGTTTCGTTGCTACACCGAAGCCAACACTCATCAGGCCGCAGTCACACTTTTAGAGACACATCTTAGCGCATTGCGCGACAGGTTGACTTGA
- a CDS encoding metallophosphoesterase family protein — translation MFRRLSERVRKWRTKNALLDAPAMANLRPEAPFFAVGDVHGCKDALENLIRNVDEVADGEETIVFLGDYIDRGAQSQQVLSWLFEASQTFPTQVVCLMGNHERMMLDFIDDPAGSGVHWLRHGGLDTLASFGVGFHKREMDTAMSIEIANDLEAAMPDGMQDWLRSLPLHWTSGNVHCVHAAMSPLRTIQNQRDAVLLWGHPDFLTQPRCDGNFVVHGHTIVKKATVTGHRIQIDTGAYRTGRLSAARVAAGECSFLESA, via the coding sequence GTGTTTCGCAGACTAAGTGAACGCGTGAGGAAATGGCGCACCAAGAATGCACTGCTAGATGCCCCTGCAATGGCAAATTTGCGGCCTGAAGCACCATTTTTCGCAGTCGGAGACGTTCACGGTTGCAAAGACGCATTAGAGAATTTGATACGCAATGTTGATGAAGTTGCCGATGGGGAAGAAACTATAGTGTTTCTTGGGGACTACATAGATCGGGGCGCCCAATCTCAGCAAGTTTTATCATGGCTTTTTGAAGCGAGCCAAACCTTTCCGACACAAGTCGTCTGTTTGATGGGCAACCACGAGCGTATGATGCTCGACTTCATTGATGATCCGGCAGGATCGGGCGTGCACTGGCTGCGACATGGGGGGCTTGATACACTGGCCAGCTTTGGGGTGGGATTCCACAAACGCGAAATGGACACTGCAATGTCCATAGAAATAGCCAACGACTTGGAAGCTGCGATGCCCGACGGCATGCAGGATTGGTTGCGCTCCTTACCGTTACACTGGACCAGCGGAAATGTTCACTGTGTGCATGCGGCCATGTCTCCCCTGCGTACAATTCAAAACCAACGTGACGCGGTGCTGCTTTGGGGTCACCCGGATTTTTTAACCCAACCACGGTGTGACGGAAACTTTGTAGTGCATGGGCACACAATTGTGAAAAAAGCGACTGTCACAGGGCACCGGATCCAGATTGACACCGGGGCATACCGGACCGGTCGGCTTAGCGCGGCCCGCGTTGCAGCCGGAGAATGCAGCTTTCTTGAGAGCGCCTGA
- a CDS encoding GumC family protein: MNTDAHHQELQDDEINLGNLAQTIWRGKLWILLSGFLAVFLGGYYAYAVAVPVYTANASIALESQQEQVMDIQSVVTGLGADQSTINTETEVIRSRGLIEQLVLDMNLLQDPEFNRKLQPPQKFSLGQAVGALRALFGAEPAEQLEPSDRAILDSTISATLKAITVTNLRQSFVFEITVVTQDPAKSAAIANRLAELYIDNQIAVKFEKTEQATLWLSERVTALQKQVETSQTKLKEFSANTKLVSAEALLGLNRQIKDLRDRRTDLAAQLDTARAHLAALQSSRDQDPAAFAEIAGDQILNQALAYLQEGRAGSQAAFDTRAQAVISRAELSLARAEAQFEALDLSIRDTGIRIDSQSQELVKLEQLQREAEANRLLYDAFLSRLKETSIQQGIQQADSRILGRAVVPTQPSAPRRSRILALSLVLGIMVGAGAVLGHEMTQNTFRTAEDLEAKTGYAVIGQIPRIPSSARRGILEYLVEKPNSAAAESIRNLRTSILLANLDNPPKVIMSTSSVPGEGKTTQSVALTQNLSGLGAKVLLIEGDLRRRVLATYFNHSTNVGFLSVISGEVPLEDAVFHDEALNADILFGQKTSINAADLFSSSKFSEFIEELRSIYDYIIIDTPPVLAVPDARVVGQSVDTIIYSVKWDSTPHRQVLEGLQSLESVNLKVSGLALSQIDSRKMKRYGYGNDYGKYKGYYDN, translated from the coding sequence GTGAATACTGATGCCCACCACCAAGAGCTACAGGACGACGAAATCAATCTGGGCAATCTGGCACAGACAATCTGGCGTGGTAAATTGTGGATTCTGCTCAGCGGATTTCTGGCCGTATTCCTGGGGGGCTACTATGCTTACGCGGTGGCCGTACCTGTTTATACCGCCAATGCATCTATCGCTTTGGAGAGTCAGCAGGAGCAAGTGATGGACATTCAAAGCGTCGTCACGGGTCTTGGTGCGGATCAATCAACCATCAACACAGAAACTGAGGTTATCCGGTCGCGGGGGCTGATCGAGCAGCTAGTGCTCGACATGAACTTACTTCAAGACCCTGAATTTAATCGCAAACTACAACCACCTCAAAAATTCTCGCTTGGACAAGCCGTTGGTGCGCTCCGCGCGCTCTTCGGCGCTGAGCCTGCCGAGCAGTTAGAGCCTTCGGATCGTGCGATTTTGGACAGCACGATAAGCGCAACCCTTAAAGCAATTACGGTCACCAACCTGCGGCAGAGTTTTGTTTTCGAGATTACGGTTGTGACACAGGATCCCGCAAAATCAGCGGCCATCGCAAACCGCCTGGCAGAGCTTTATATCGACAATCAGATTGCAGTAAAATTTGAAAAAACAGAACAAGCCACGCTTTGGCTGAGCGAACGGGTCACTGCACTGCAAAAGCAGGTGGAAACGTCGCAAACAAAGCTCAAGGAATTTTCAGCCAATACCAAACTGGTCAGCGCCGAAGCCTTGTTGGGTCTGAATCGACAAATTAAAGACCTACGTGACAGGCGCACCGATCTTGCTGCCCAGCTAGATACGGCACGCGCGCATCTTGCCGCGTTGCAATCCAGCAGAGACCAGGACCCCGCTGCATTTGCCGAGATCGCAGGTGATCAAATTTTGAATCAGGCGCTTGCGTATCTTCAGGAAGGACGCGCGGGCAGCCAGGCTGCGTTTGACACCCGGGCTCAAGCAGTGATCTCTCGCGCAGAACTGTCGCTTGCGCGTGCTGAGGCTCAATTTGAAGCCCTTGATTTGTCCATTCGGGATACCGGCATACGTATTGATTCTCAATCTCAGGAACTGGTGAAACTGGAACAACTTCAGCGCGAAGCTGAGGCCAATCGTTTGCTCTACGACGCATTTCTAAGCCGGTTGAAAGAAACCAGCATTCAGCAAGGTATCCAACAAGCCGACAGCCGTATCCTTGGCCGCGCCGTAGTGCCCACGCAGCCCTCTGCGCCGCGCCGATCTCGCATTCTGGCGTTGTCGCTGGTCCTAGGCATCATGGTCGGAGCCGGGGCAGTGCTAGGGCACGAAATGACGCAGAACACCTTCCGAACGGCTGAAGATCTGGAGGCCAAAACAGGCTACGCAGTCATTGGTCAGATCCCCAGAATTCCATCCAGCGCCCGCAGGGGCATCCTCGAGTATCTTGTGGAAAAACCCAATTCCGCAGCAGCTGAATCGATACGTAATTTACGCACCTCAATTCTGCTCGCCAATCTCGACAATCCTCCCAAGGTGATTATGTCAACGTCCTCCGTTCCTGGCGAAGGCAAGACGACACAGTCAGTCGCCCTGACACAGAATTTGTCAGGGCTGGGTGCGAAGGTGCTGCTTATTGAGGGGGATTTGCGCCGCCGCGTTTTGGCTACTTACTTTAACCACTCTACAAATGTGGGCTTTCTATCGGTGATCTCCGGCGAAGTGCCGCTTGAGGACGCTGTTTTTCACGATGAGGCTTTGAACGCAGATATTCTGTTCGGGCAAAAAACCTCGATCAATGCTGCTGATCTATTTTCCTCATCGAAGTTCTCTGAATTTATTGAAGAACTTCGCTCCATATATGACTATATTATCATCGATACGCCCCCTGTTCTCGCCGTTCCCGACGCTCGGGTTGTTGGGCAATCCGTTGATACGATCATCTACTCGGTAAAGTGGGACAGCACTCCACACCGCCAGGTTCTGGAAGGGCTGCAATCGCTCGAGAGCGTTAACCTCAAGGTCAGCGGGCTGGCGCTAAGTCAAATTGATAGCCGTAAGATGAAGCGCTACGGATATGGTAACGACTATGGGAAATACAAAGGGTATTATGATAACTAG
- a CDS encoding glycosyltransferase family 4 protein, whose protein sequence is MFDLLAFTFTFAISALLCAIAILRPSLLMRQDHMISDLTARQAQHTRPTPRVGGVAIVVAVFTGGLLFADRFELDLVLALLSGAVVFLVGLREDIMRNVSPRMRLLAAFISASLAILLSGAQLPGLGIEAVDVVFQWAIVAIAITLLWSAGTCHALNLIDGLNGLASLYCVCAAGAICIIAGYTEDTDIQIVSGLLIAAVLGFFVFNWPLGRIFMGDAGAYGIGHILAWLGLILIARNPEISGFAILLVLFWPVCETLFSMIRRRLNKCATDQPDRLHFHHLVVRALPLIFNRGKRRIYDNSLATIVILPFLVSPILIGLLFWDHAVQAAIGLVFFIALFIVTYVISMNYFVSLRFRKGNSATSQSHGRRGWDAA, encoded by the coding sequence TTGTTCGATCTGCTAGCATTCACATTTACATTTGCAATTAGTGCTTTGCTTTGCGCAATTGCCATTCTGCGGCCTTCCCTGTTGATGCGCCAGGACCATATGATCAGCGACCTGACTGCACGACAGGCGCAACACACGCGACCGACACCCAGAGTTGGAGGTGTGGCTATAGTTGTCGCGGTTTTTACAGGCGGGCTGTTATTTGCCGATCGCTTCGAACTGGACCTGGTCCTCGCGTTGCTGTCGGGCGCGGTTGTGTTCCTGGTCGGGTTACGTGAAGATATCATGCGCAATGTGAGCCCCCGCATGCGGTTATTGGCGGCGTTTATCTCGGCATCACTGGCTATACTGCTAAGCGGCGCACAGCTGCCAGGACTGGGAATCGAGGCGGTGGATGTCGTTTTCCAATGGGCCATTGTGGCAATTGCGATAACGCTCTTGTGGTCGGCTGGAACCTGTCATGCACTTAATCTGATTGATGGCCTCAACGGCCTGGCATCGCTCTACTGCGTCTGTGCAGCAGGCGCTATTTGCATTATTGCAGGATATACAGAAGACACCGACATCCAGATCGTTTCGGGCTTACTGATCGCCGCGGTGCTCGGTTTTTTTGTATTCAACTGGCCACTCGGGCGTATATTTATGGGCGATGCAGGCGCCTACGGCATTGGGCATATCCTGGCCTGGCTTGGTCTTATTCTGATTGCGCGCAACCCCGAAATTTCAGGCTTTGCTATACTTCTGGTACTATTCTGGCCGGTCTGTGAGACGCTTTTCTCAATGATCCGGCGCCGTTTGAACAAATGCGCCACCGATCAACCGGATAGGCTGCATTTTCACCATCTTGTTGTGCGCGCGCTCCCGCTTATTTTCAATCGTGGAAAACGCCGGATCTATGACAATTCATTGGCGACAATCGTTATTCTGCCCTTTCTGGTCTCACCTATCCTCATCGGGTTGCTGTTCTGGGACCATGCCGTCCAAGCCGCCATTGGTCTGGTTTTCTTCATTGCATTATTTATAGTTACCTATGTTATCTCGATGAATTATTTTGTCAGCCTCCGGTTTCGCAAAGGCAACTCCGCGACCTCCCAGTCGCATGGTCGCAGAGGATGGGACGCGGCCTGA